A single Callithrix jacchus isolate 240 chromosome 4, calJac240_pri, whole genome shotgun sequence DNA region contains:
- the TDRD6 gene encoding tudor domain-containing protein 6 isoform X6 — MCSTPGLPAPGASLALRVSFVDVHPDVIPVQLWGLVGERRGEYLQLSREIQEAAATRGQWALGSASASPGELCLVQVGLLWHRCRVVSRQAQESRVFLLDEGRTITAGAGSLAPGRREFFRLPSEVLGCVLAGLVPASCGASAGELQHWPTDAVDFLSNLQGKKVHGCVLDVLLLHRLVLLEVPEVFQQMAELGLARRVPDSLFRSLLERALSATTASVGAAGVPVLSRVLPRQKQPGLDYFYPQLQLGVTEPVVVTQVCHPHRIHCQLRSLSQEIRRLSDSMAQVYQGSTGTGDENSTSLTWEEREESPDKPGSPCASCGLDGHWYRALLLETFRPQRCAQVLHVDSGRKELVSCSSLRYLLPEYFRMPVVTYPCALYGLWDSGRGWSRSQVGDLKALILGQAVNAKIEFYCSFEHVYYVTLYGEDGINLNHVFGVQSCCLADRVLQSQGTEKEETETSPQSQSPAEEVDEEISLPALRSIRLKMNTFYDAQVEFVKNPSEFWIRLRKHNVTFSKLMRRMCGFYSSASKLDGVVLKPEPDDLCCVKWKENGYYRAIVTKLDDKSVNVFLVDRGNSENVDWCDIRMLLPQFRKLPILALKCTLADIWPLGKTWSQEAVSFFKKTVLHKELVIHILDKQDHQYVIEILDESRAGEENISKVIAQAGYAKYQEFETKENIPVNAHSPGHISNHFTVENNKISSAKTGEGEQKAKGENKATSVSKALSDTTVVTNGSTKLVVREKEKRASVYFPPIQNLLEIKPGSSSKGELEVGSTVEVRVSYIENPGYFWCQLTRNIQALKTLMSNIQDYCKNTAAPYLGTTRACLAKRTVNRQWSRALITGIQSVEHVSVIFVDYGDREMVSVQNIYSISEEFLKVKAQAFRCSLYNIIQPTGQNPFVWGEKAIQAFNEFVDNAWQTNLELKCTIYALASINDEELFNVVDLLTPFQSACHFLVEKRLARPVKLQKPLESFLQLHSYFYSTHDMKIGSEELVYITHVDDPWTFYCQLARNANILEQLSCSIIQLSKVLLNLKTSPLNPGTLCLAKYTDGNWYRGIVIEKEPKKVFFVDFGNIYVVTSDDVLPIPSDAYDVLLLPMQAVKCSLSDIPDLIPEEVVVWFQETLLDNSFKALVVAKDPDGTLIIELYDDNIQITASINKKLGLLSYKDRKKESELLLSATETLAEKNANMKLPCTEYLTQSGNKLHGKEMLKESYTPKINSSYKELKLLQSLTETNLVTRYQVNVGNKNCQVFPLTTEKKEISAEPSLKTEGVETTLSERKIGDSCDKDFLLKFHEFPQKTIMPGFKTTVYISHVNDLSDFYVQLIEDESEIYHLSERLNSVETRPKSYAGPPLQRGDVICAIFPEDNLWYRAVVKEQQPNDLLSVQFIDYGNVSVVHINKIGRLDLVNAVLPGLCIHCSLQGFGVPDNNNSKKMMHYFSQRTSEAVISCEFVKFRDRWEVILADEHGTIADDMISGNALSEKSQIELSAQVIKGASSKSVNKLDIDTSVFLNWYNPETKMVRAYATVIDGPEYFWCQFADTEKLQYLEVEVQTAGKQVEDRRNCIQCPHIGDPCIVRYREDGHYYRALITNIYEDYFVSVRLVDFGNIEDYVDPKALWAIPSELLSVPMQAFPCCLSGFNISGGLCSQEGNDYFYEIITEDVLEVTILEIKRDVCDIPLATVNLKSKGKSINEKMEKYSKICITKSTLPYENTGSEIKQALGSSCLDVGLKKLSNKVVQNKTSYMEPQTDELAERTEKDVNITETKPGNFRDPKTVNICESFENPCKDKIDAEELEPEIECHLIDKAKFDDKYLITGSNTLLPHANEIKEILELNSLEVPLSPDDESKEFLELESIELQNSPVVDEKKEELSLMPPSVLLSQDHATEGTLEPFIVQFPLGCETEKQPELELPTAQLPLDDKMDSLSLGISQKAQESMCAEDMRKSSCVESFDDQQHLQGADCDPKTQIKMNIYEEEFIECKNKEAISALMPFFSEEESSDGRKHNNDLPDHVSEKGFRSDGDLTVDL; from the exons ATGTGCTCGACGCCTGGGCTGCCGGCGCCCGGGGCCTCGCTGGCCCTGCGGGTGTCCTTCGTGGACGTGCATCCCGACGTGATCCCGGTACAGCTGTGGGGACTGGTAGGTGAGCGGCGGGGCGAGTACCTGCAGCTGAGCCGGGAGATCCAGGAGGCGGCGGCGACGCGCGGCCAGTGGGCGCTCGGCAGCGCCTCAGCGTCGCCCGGCGAGCTGTGCCTGGTGCAGGTGGGGCTTCTGTGGCACCGCTGCCGCGTGGTCAGCCGGCAGGCGCAGGAGAGCCGTGTCTTCCTGCTGGATGAGGGCCGCACCATCACTGCCGGCGCAGGCTCGCTGGCGCCGGGGCGCAGAGAGTTCTTCCGCTTGCCCTCGGAGGTGCTGGGTTGCGTGCTGGCGGGCCTGGTACCGGCAAGCTGCGGCGCAAGCGCGGGCGAACTGCAGCACTGGCCCACCGACGCCGTGGACTTCCTGAGCAACCTTCAGGGCAAGAAGGTGCACGGGTGTGTCCTGGACGTGCTGCTGCTCCATCGCCTGGTCCTCCTGGAGGTGCCCGAAGTGTTCCAACAGATGGCGGAGCTGGGCCTGGCTCGGAGGGTACCCGACAGCCTCTTCCGTTCGCTGCTGGAGCGCGCTCTCTCAGCTACCACTGCTAGCGTGGGCGCCGCCGGGGTTCCGGTTCTCTCTCGAGTCCTGCCCAGGCAAAAACAGCCTGGCCTGGATTACTTCTATCCCCAGCTGCAGTTGGGCGTGACGGAGCCTGTGGTCGTAACCCAAGTGTGCCATCCCCACCGCATTCACTGCCAACTCCGCAGCCTCTCACAGGAGATCCGTCGCCTCTCTGACAGCATGGCCCAGGTATACCAGGGTTCCACCGGAACAGGGGATGAGAACTCTACTAGCCTCacctgggaggagagggaggagagtcCAGACAAGCCGGGCTCTCCGTGTGCATCCTGTGGCCTGGATGGACATTGGTATAGAGCGCTCTTGCTTGAGACTTTTCGGCCTCAGCGCTGTGCCCAGGTGCTTCACGTGGACTCTGGAAGGAAAGAGTTAGTGAGTTGCAGCAGCCTTCGATACTTGCTGCCTGAATATTTTCGAATGCCAGTGGTGACTTACCCTTGTGCTTTGTATGGACTCTGGGACAGTGGGAGAGGCTGGTCTCGGTCACAGGTCGGTGACCTGAAGGCACTGATACTGGGCCAGGCAGTGAATGCAAAGATTGAATTTTATTGCTCCTTTGAGCATGTATATTATGTCACCCTGTATGGAGAAGATGGGATTAATCTGAACCATGTGTTCGGAGTACAGTCGTGTTGCTTGGCTGACCGAGTCCTTCAGAGCCAGGgaacagagaaagaggaaacagaaacatCTCCTCAGTCTCAGTCTCCTGCTGAAGAAGTAGATGAAGAGATTTCACTCCCGGCCTTAAGATCTATCAGGTTAAAGATGAATACCTTCTATGATGCGCAGGTAGAGTTTGTTAAAAACCCTTCTGAGTTCTGGATTAGGTTGAGGAAACACAATGTCACCTTCAGTAAGCTGATGAGGAGAATGTGTGGTTTCTATTCCTCTGCCAGTAAGCTGGATGGTGTAGTTTTGAAACCTGAACCTGATGACCTTTGCTGTGTCAAGTGGAAAGAAAATGGCTATTATAGGGCCATAGTCACCAAATTGGATGACAAGAGTGTGAATGTATTCCTAGTTGACCGAGGCAATTCGGAAAATGTGGACTGGTGTGACATAAGGATGCTGCTTCCTCAGTTTAGGAAGCTACCAATATTGGCTCTGAAGTGCACCCTAGCTGATATTTGGCCTTTAGGAAAAACTTGGAGCCAAGAggcagtttccttttttaaaaagactgtgcTCCACAAAGAATTAGTCATCCATATTCTTGATAAACAGGATCATCAGTATGTTATTGAGATTCTTGATGAATCAAGAGCAGGGGAAGAAAACATTAGTAAGGTAATTGCCCAAGCTGGATATGCCAAGTATCAGGAatttgaaacaaaggaaaatatcCCAGTAAATGCCCACTCCCCAGGGCACATTTCAAATCATTTTACTGTGGAGAATAACAAAATATCTTCTGCCAAGACAGGAGAAggagaacagaaagccaagggaGAGAATAAAGCTACATCTGTTTCGAAAGCTTTGAGTGACACAACAGTTGTGACAAATGGTTCAACTAAACTGGTTGTtcgggaaaaagagaaaagagcatCTGTTTATTTTCCTCCTATACAGAATTTATTGGAAATTAAGCCAGGCTCTTCTAGTAAAGGAGAGCTGGAAGTTGGAAGTACAGTAGAAGTTAGAGTGTCTTATATTGAAAACCCTGGCTATTTCTGGTGTCAGCTGACCAGGAACATACAAGCACTTAAAACTCTAATGTCTAATATTCAGGACTATTGCAAAAATACAGCTGCTCCTTACCTGGGAACCACCCGTGCTTGTTTGGCTAAGCGAACGGTAAACAGACAATGGTCCAGAGCTCTCATTACTGGGATACAATCTGTGGAGCATGTTAGTGTAATATTTGTAGATTATGGGGACAGAGAAATGGTATCTGTGCAGAATATTTATTCAATTAGCGAAGAGTTTCTCAAGGTTAAGGCTCAGGCTTTTAGGTGcagtctttataatataattcaACCAACTGGCCAAAATCCTTTTGTTTGGGGTGAAAAGGCAATACAAGCTTTTAATGAATTTGTAGATAATGCATGGCAAACAAATCTAGaattaaaatgtacaatatatgcTCTGGCTTCAATTAATGATGAAGAACTATTTAATGTTGTGGATTTGCTAACACCCTTTCAGAGTGCATGCCATTTCTTGGTAGAAAAGAGACTTGCGAGACCAGTAAAACTTCAGAAGCCTCTGGAGTCCTTTCTTCAGCTACATTCTTACTTCTATTCTACGCACGATATGAAAATTGGAAGTGAAGAATTAGTGTATATAACACATGTTGATGACCCTTGGACATTTTATTGCCAGCTGGcaagaaatgcaaatattttagaaCAGTTGTCATGTAGTATTATACAATTAAGTAAAGTTTTGCTGAATTTAAAAACATCTCCTTTGAACCCTGGAACTTTGTGCCTTGCCAAGTATACTGATGGAAATTGGTACAGGGGCATAGTAATAGAGAAAGAGCCAAAGAAAGTCTTCTTTGTTGATTTCGGGAACATTTATGTAGTAACAAGTGATGATGTGCTTCCAATACCTAGTGATGCATATGATGTCTTACTTTTGCCCATGCAAGCTGTCAAATGTTCATTATCTGATATTCCTGATCTTATACCAGAAGAAGTTGTGGTGTGGTTTCAGGAGACTCTTTTAGATAATTCTTTCAAGGCTTTAGTTGTAGCAAAAGATCCAGATGGAACACTAATTATAGAACTATATGATGACAATATTCAAATTACTGCTAGTATTAATAAGAAGTTAGGGCTACTTAGTTACAAagatagaaaaaaggaaagtgaacTGCTCCTCTCTGCAACTGAAACTCTTGCAGAAAAAAATGCGAATATGAAATTGCCATGTACAGAGTATTTAACTCAATCAGGGAACAAGTTACATGGTAAAGAGATGTTGAAAGAGTCATATACACCTAAGATCAACTCAtcatacaaggaactcaaacttTTACAAAGTTTAACAGAAACAAACTTAGTCACTCGATATCAAGTCAATGTGGGAAATAAAAATTGTCAAGTCTTCCCattaacaacagaaaagaaagaaatttctgctgAGCCATCCTTGAAAACAGAAGGAGTAGAAACCACTctttcagagagaaaaatagGAGATTCATGTGACAaagattttcttctgaaatttcaTGAGTTCCCACAGAAGACTATAATGCCTGGCTTTAAAACAACTGTGTATATTTCTCATGTAAATGACCTATCAGACTTTTATGTTCAACTAATAGAAGACGAATCTGAAATTTATCATCTTTCAGAGAGATTAAACAGTGTTGAAACAAGGCCCAAATCTTATGCAGGTCCACCTTTGCAACGAGGAGATGTGATTTGTGCTATTTTCCCAGAAGACAATTTATGGTACCGTGCTGTGGTCAAGGAGCAACAACCCAATGACCTTCTCTCTGTGCAGTTTATAGATTATGGCAATGTTTCTGTGGTTCATATTAACAAAATAGGTAGACTTGACCTTGTTAATGCAGTATTGCCAGGATTGTGTATTCATTGCTCCTTGCAGGGATTTGGGGTTCCTGACAATAACAATTCCAAGAAAATGATGCATTACTTTTCCCAACGGACCAGTGAGGCTGTAATAAGTTGTGAATTTGTTAAATTTCGAGACAGATGGGAAGTTATTCTTGCTGATGAACACGGGACCATAGCAGATGATATGATTAGCGGGAACGCTCTCAGTGAAAAATCTCAAATAGAACTTTCTGCCCAAGTAATTAAAGGTGCCAGTTCAAAGTCCGTTAACAAATTAGACATTGACACGTCAGTATTTCTTAACTGGTATAATCCAGAAACAAAAATGGTAAGAGCTTATGCCACTGTGATAGATGGACCTGAGTATTtttggtgtcagtttgctgataccGAGAAACTTCAGTATTTAGAAGTAGAAGTACAGACTGCTGGAAAACAGGTAGAAGACAGGAGAAATTGTATCCAGTGTCCTCATATTGGAGATCCTTGTATAGTAAGATACAGAGAAGATGGACATTATTATAGGGCACTTATCACTAATATTTATGAAGATTATTTTGTATCTGTCAGGCTTGTGGACTTTGGAAACATTGAAGACTATGTCGACCCAAAAGCACTCTGGGCCATTCCTTCTGAACTTTTGTCGGTTCCCATGCAAGCCTTTCCATGTTGCCTCTCGGGATTTAACATTTCAGGAGGCTTATGCTCTCAAGAGGGAAATGACTATTTCTATGAAATAATAACAGAGGATGTGTTGGAAGTAACAATATTAGAAATCAAAAGGGATGTTTGTGATATCCCTTTAGCAACTGTCAACTTGAAAAGCAAAGGTAAAAGTATtaatgagaaaatggagaaatattctAAGATTTGTATTACTAAGAGTACTCTTCCCTATGAAAATACTGGCTCAGAGATAAAGCAGGCTCTTGGGTCCTCCTGTCTTGATGTAGGACTTAAGAAATTAAGTAATAAAGTTGTACAAAATAAAACGTCATATATGGAACCACAAACAGATGAGCTTGctgaaagaactgaaaaagatgTAAACATTACTGAAACCAAACCAGGTAACTTCCGTGACCCTAAAACTGTTAACATTTGTGAAAGTTTTGAAAACCCCTGCAAAGATAAAATTGATGCTGAGGAGCTGGAACCTGAAATAGAGTGCCATCTAATTGACAAAGCAAAGTTTGATGATAAATACCTAATTACAGGATCTAACACGTTACTGCCACATGCTAATGAAATAAAGGAGATACTAGAACTGAATTCACTTGAGGTGCCACTTTCCCCTGATGATGAATCCAAAGAATTCTTAGAACTGGAATCTATTGAGTTACAGAATTCTCCGGTGGTGGatgaaaaaaaagaggagttAAGCCTCATGCCACCGAGTGTGCTGCTTTCCCAAGACCATGCCACAGAAGGCACCCTGGAGCCATTCATAGTGCAGTTTCCTCTCGGCTGTGAAACTGAGAAACAGCCAGAACTAGAACTACCTACAGCCCAGCTGCCTCTAGATGACAAGATGGATTCTTTGTCTTTAGGAATTAGTCAGAAAGCACAAGAATCCATGTGTGCTGAGGACATGAGAAAGTCAAGTTGTGTGGAATCTTTTGATGACCAGCAGCATCTACAAGGAGCAGATTGTGATCCTAAAACACagattaaaatgaatatatatgaagAAGAATTTATAGAGTGTAAAAACAAGGAAGCCATTTCAGCATTGATGCCTTTCTTCTCTGAGGAAGAAAGCAGTGATGGAAGGAAGCACAATAATGATTTACCAGATCATGTCTCAG aaaagggGTTTCGAAGTGATGGAGATTTAACTGTGGATCTGTAG